In the genome of Dermatobacter hominis, the window TGAGCTCGGCGGGCTCCGAGCGGGTGGACCGCACGTCCGGTGTGGATCTGGTCGGACGGGACACCGAGCTCGCCCAGTTGCGCGACGCCCTGACCGCGGCCTCCGACGGCGCTCGCTTCGTCGTGATCGAAGGGGAGCCGGGTATCGGCAAGACGCGACTCGCTCAGGAGTTCGCGGCCGGCGCCGCCCGTGACGGGTCGACCGTGGTCTGGGGGCGGAGTGACGAGTCCGGAGCTGCCCCCGCCCTGTGGCCCTGGCTCCCGGTGCTCCGCAAGGTGGTCGGCGCCGTCGACGAGCCGGCTCCCGCGCTCCTCGATGACGTCCTGGACGGCGGGGCGCCGCTGCTGGCGGGCCAGGGGGCCGCGCTGCAGTTCGAACGCTTCGACGCGGTCGCCGACCTCCTGGAGCTGGCCGGCGCCCGGCGACCGCTGGTGGTCATCCTCGAGGACGTGCAGTGGGCCGACGCGATCTCGCTGGCGCTGCTGCAGTTCCTGACCACGCGCCTGCGATCCGGTGTCCTGGTCGTCGCCACCGTGCGCACGCGGACGGTCGGCGACACCAGCGCGCTGACCGACGCCCTGGGCGCTGCGGCACGGCGTCCGGGCAGTCGGCGGCTGCGGTTGCGGGGACTGGAGGAGGCCGAGACGGAGGCGCTCCTCGGATCGGTCGCGCCCCGACCGCTGTCCCCGGAGCTGGCCGGCCGGATCCACGCCCGGGCGGACGGGAACCCGTTCTACGCGATCGAGCTGGCCCGGCTGTCAGCCGACGGCTCGGGCGACGAGGTGCCGTCGAGCGTCCGCGACGCCGTACGGCTTCGCCTCGGGAGCGTGCCCGACGCGACGTCGGAGCTGCTCACCATCGCCGCGGTGATCGGTCGCGAGGTGCAGCTGAGCCTGCTGGCGCAGACGGCGGACATCGCGATCGGCGAGTGCATCGAGCGGGTGGATCCTGCGTTGGCGCAGCGGCTGCTGGTTCCGTCGGAGGATCCCGGATCCGTGCAGTTCAGCCACGCCCTGGTGCGGGAGGTCCTGGCCGACGAGCTCACGGTCCTGCGCCAGGCGGCCATCCACCTCGCTGTGGCCGACGCCATGGCCGAGAGCAGCGGCGGCGATGAACTGGTGCCCCGGGATCGGTCGGAGGTCTTCGCCGAGCACCTGTGGAGGGCGAACCCGCTCGGAGTCCCCGCCCGCGCCGCTGCGGCGCTCGAGCGGGCCGCCGACACGGCGATCAGCCGGGTCGCGTACACGCAGGCCGAGGAGACGCTGGGCCGGGCTGCCCGGCTCCGGAGAGCGGCGGGGTCCGACGTCGCGTCGCGACAGGCCGAGCTGACGACGTTGTTGCGGTTGCTCGAGGTGATGCAGGCCACCCGCTACTACGCCGGTACGACCCCTGACGTCCTCGAGCGGGCCCACGAGGTGGCCGATTCGCTCGGGCTCCAGGACGTCAGCCGGAAGGTGGCGTGGTCGCAGTGGGCAGCGCTGTCGACCTCGTGCCGCCTCGCGGAGGCTCGTCCGCTGGCAGAGCGGTTCCTCCGGCAGTGGGGCGAGGACGAACGGGTGCAGGTGAGCGCCGCTGCCCACGTGATGTTCGGCGTCGACGAGTGGACCCGCGGGCGCATCGCCGGCGCCATCGAGCACCTCGAACGGGCGCTCACCCAACTCGCCGACGCACCGCCGCCCGCCGATGCGTTCGAGGCCGAGTACACCGTCATCGCACAGGAGTTCGTGCTGTGGTCCTACGCCGCCCACGGCGACATGTCCGTCGACGACGTCCACGCCGCGTTCGAGGCCCTCCTGCCGACGGTTCCCCCGCACGTGGTTCCGGGTGTGTGCGCGTTCGCCGGGGCCGTGTCCGCCGTGCACGGACGTTGGGACGACCTCGATCGGTTCGTGCACCGTGCCCTCGACGCCGACCACGCCTCGCAGTTCGCCTTCTTCGGCGGGCAGCTCCTCATGCAGCGCGGCCTGGTCGAGGCGGCGAGAGGACGGGTGGACGACGGCCTGAGCGGCTTCCTCGACGGCCGGCGTCGCTACCGGGCCCTGGGCGGCCGGACCAAGATCGTCGCCTACCAGTCGCTCGTCGCCGAGCACCTCGCTCGCCACGGTCGGGTCGCCGAAGCAGCCGAGCTCTGTGCCGGGGCCCGACAGGTCGACGAGTTCGACATGGGTTGGGAGGTGATCCCGTTGCTCGTCGCGGAGGGAGTCCTCGCCCACGCCACCGGCGACGAGCAGGCCTCGGCCGAGCGCTTCGCCACCGCCGTGCAGGTGGCCGACGAGGACGGTTGCCACGTCCTGGCCCGTCGGGCCGAGTCCGCTGCGGCGGACCTCGGCATCGAGCTGGTCGTGTCCCAACGGGACGAAGTGGCGGAACGCACGGCGGCCCGCCAGTCCCTCGATTCGTCTGGACGAGGCACCTTCGACGTGCTGCGTCCTTGAGAGCCGCAGCGGCAGGACGTCAGGGGTCCGGCAGCTCGAGCTGAACGCCGGACCCACCACGGCGACGCCGAGCGCGTGCACGCCGGTGGAGAGCAGCGAGGAGCCGCGCTCGACCTGGAAGTACTTGGTGATGAGGCCGAGGAAGGCGATGCGCGCCGACCGGTGCGCCGAGCGGCCAAGCGGGACGAGCCCTGTCGACCAAGACGTCGCCGTCGAGACGAGGCGGGCCACCCCGCTCGGTGGCGTCACTCGCGGCGTCGGGCGCCAGCGTCGTCGCTCGGTGGGAGCGACGACGGGAGGACGAACCGGGCCTCGATGTCCACGCCGCCGAAGCGGGTGATCGTCGTGACGCGGCGGTCGCTCACGGTGAGGACGATGAGCCCGTGGAGGCGGCCCCGGTCGCTCGCCGGGTCGGGGAGGTAGTAGCCGAACGCCGGTTGGCCGTTCGCTGCGGTCGGCACGACCTGCAGCCCGGGACCCCAGAACCCCCGGGCACGCAGGTACGCCACGACGGCCCGGGTGCCGTCGCACTGGATCGGCTCCGGCGGCATCGACAGCCGGACGTCGTCGCTGAGGAGGTCGACGACAGCTGCCGTGTCGCCCTGCTGGAAGGCGTGGACGAAGCGGTCGACGAGCGATGCCGCCTCGGGGGTGCGGGGCAGCGGGATCCGATCGGGCGTACGCCCGGGCCGGAACCCGGCTCGCGCCCGGACGAGCGCGCTGTTGACCGACGCGACCGACGACCCGAGGATCTCGGCCGCCTCGGCAGCAGGGAAGCCGAGGACGTCACGCAGCACGAGGGCGGCGCGTTGCTGCGCCGGGAGCGCCTGCAGGCCGGCGACGAACGACAACCCGATGGACTCACGGTCGTCGTAGCGCGCCTCCGGACCCTCGCTGGCCGGCTCCAGCCACGCGTCCGGGAAGGGTTCGAGCCACCATGGGTCGTCCGCACGCTCGACACCGGCCCAGGCCGGGATCTCGGCGGCGCGCGGCCGGCGCGACGCATCCCGCACGTGGTTCAGGCACCGGTTGGTGGCGATGCGGTACAGCCACGCTCGGAGGGAGCGGCCGTCGAAGCGGTCGAGGGCGCGCCACGCCGCGACCATGACCTCCTGCAGGACGTCCTCGGCGTCCTGGACCGATCCGAGCGAGCGGTAGCAGTGCACCAGCAGCTCACGGCGGTGCGGCCCGACGAGCAGCTCGAACGCATCGTCGTCGCCGGCTCTCGCCCGATCGAGGACCGACTCGTCCATGCGCACCGCGATCGTCTCGTCAGGGGATCCCACGACGGTAACAACACCGGACGGGGCACGAACTCATCGGTGATCTCCGGCGGATGTGCGGTGTTCCAACCGGGGAACGACCGCCGACCGAGGAGAACCCCATGTCCGACCTCCCACACGGAGCCACCGCCATCGTCACCGGAGCGGGCCGAGGCTTCGGACTCGGCATCGCGGCCGCATTGGCCTCGAGCGGCGCGCACGTCGTCGGCGTGGGGCGGGACGCAGCGGCGCTCGACGCGGCGCGGGACGGGCTCGGTCCGTCCTTCACCGCAGTGGTCGGCGACGTCACCGACGACTCCCTGGCGGGCCGCCTCATCGCCGAGCACCGCCCTCAGGTCGTCATGCTGAACGCCGGGGCGGCGCCGCGAGCGGCATCCATCCGGGACCAGACATGGGAGAGCTTCAGCCTGAACTGGCAGGTGGACGTCCGTCAGACGCTCTCGTTCGTCCGGGCCGCGCTCTCCGCACCACTCGCCGGCGGCTCGACCGTCATCTCCATGTCGAGCGGTGCCGCGCTGATGGGATCACCGATGAGCGGCGGCTATGCCGGCGCGAAGGCGACGATCCGCTTCATCAGCGACTACGCCGGCGCCGAATCCGAGCGACTCGGACTGGATGTCCGGTTCATCGCCCTGCTGCCCAAGCTCACCCACGCCACCGAGCTGGGGTCCACGTTCGTCGACACCTACGCCGACTACGAGCAGGTCGATCGCCTGGAGCTCCGCGAGCGGGTCGGGCCGATGCTGACCGTCGAGCAGGTCGGCGACGCCGTCCTCGAGCTGCTCCGCGATCCCGCCAGGGAGCCCGGAGGGTACGCACTCACCGCCGGCGGGCTCGGCGACCGCGTGGGGTGGTGACGCCGCGTCCCCGAGACGAGTACGAGTACCGAGGACAACCCGGTCGGCGGCTGGTACGGCCTCCGCAAGGGCTACCGAGGTCGGTTCGCCAACGACATCCCGCCG includes:
- a CDS encoding RNA polymerase subunit sigma-70; amino-acid sequence: MGSPDETIAVRMDESVLDRARAGDDDAFELLVGPHRRELLVHCYRSLGSVQDAEDVLQEVMVAAWRALDRFDGRSLRAWLYRIATNRCLNHVRDASRRPRAAEIPAWAGVERADDPWWLEPFPDAWLEPASEGPEARYDDRESIGLSFVAGLQALPAQQRAALVLRDVLGFPAAEAAEILGSSVASVNSALVRARAGFRPGRTPDRIPLPRTPEAASLVDRFVHAFQQGDTAAVVDLLSDDVRLSMPPEPIQCDGTRAVVAYLRARGFWGPGLQVVPTAANGQPAFGYYLPDPASDRGRLHGLIVLTVSDRRVTTITRFGGVDIEARFVLPSSLPPSDDAGARRRE
- a CDS encoding BTAD domain-containing putative transcriptional regulator, coding for MGDGVSSAVVASPARPALDDRSTHPSSDPSPSLGSAGMQFGVLGSLQVTGGGGVPVDVGGRQPRVLLTALVAAGGGPISADALVEVIWGDGPPRSALGTLQTYVSRLRRSLPECGGPTIELEPAGYRMDLAGHQVDIERFEQLADEGARLLEVDRPAEARDVLERALELWRGPALIDLVDRGHGIAQAAYLDERRWSVLDQRIAADLQLGRHALVVAELQTLVDEHPLRERTQEMLALALYRSGRQADALRALAAAGELLRDELGLEPSAELLALESKILTHDASLVLQPTMSSAGSERVDRTSGVDLVGRDTELAQLRDALTAASDGARFVVIEGEPGIGKTRLAQEFAAGAARDGSTVVWGRSDESGAAPALWPWLPVLRKVVGAVDEPAPALLDDVLDGGAPLLAGQGAALQFERFDAVADLLELAGARRPLVVILEDVQWADAISLALLQFLTTRLRSGVLVVATVRTRTVGDTSALTDALGAAARRPGSRRLRLRGLEEAETEALLGSVAPRPLSPELAGRIHARADGNPFYAIELARLSADGSGDEVPSSVRDAVRLRLGSVPDATSELLTIAAVIGREVQLSLLAQTADIAIGECIERVDPALAQRLLVPSEDPGSVQFSHALVREVLADELTVLRQAAIHLAVADAMAESSGGDELVPRDRSEVFAEHLWRANPLGVPARAAAALERAADTAISRVAYTQAEETLGRAARLRRAAGSDVASRQAELTTLLRLLEVMQATRYYAGTTPDVLERAHEVADSLGLQDVSRKVAWSQWAALSTSCRLAEARPLAERFLRQWGEDERVQVSAAAHVMFGVDEWTRGRIAGAIEHLERALTQLADAPPPADAFEAEYTVIAQEFVLWSYAAHGDMSVDDVHAAFEALLPTVPPHVVPGVCAFAGAVSAVHGRWDDLDRFVHRALDADHASQFAFFGGQLLMQRGLVEAARGRVDDGLSGFLDGRRRYRALGGRTKIVAYQSLVAEHLARHGRVAEAAELCAGARQVDEFDMGWEVIPLLVAEGVLAHATGDEQASAERFATAVQVADEDGCHVLARRAESAAADLGIELVVSQRDEVAERTAARQSLDSSGRGTFDVLRP
- a CDS encoding SDR family oxidoreductase, which encodes MSDLPHGATAIVTGAGRGFGLGIAAALASSGAHVVGVGRDAAALDAARDGLGPSFTAVVGDVTDDSLAGRLIAEHRPQVVMLNAGAAPRAASIRDQTWESFSLNWQVDVRQTLSFVRAALSAPLAGGSTVISMSSGAALMGSPMSGGYAGAKATIRFISDYAGAESERLGLDVRFIALLPKLTHATELGSTFVDTYADYEQVDRLELRERVGPMLTVEQVGDAVLELLRDPAREPGGYALTAGGLGDRVGW